In one window of Actinomycetota bacterium DNA:
- a CDS encoding DAK2 domain-containing protein, giving the protein MSLTMDAVMAELGRVDPGAGIDEVCKAVTHGSLMGARGNSGVILSQILRGICDGLLAADGLGPASISSALDHASTVAYQAVRKPVEGTMLTVVKDGAAAAAAGAAAGLPMPTLLDAIVDAAYESVRRGPDLLPVLKENGVVDAGGFGVAILAEGFVSALEGAALRRAEEIVAA; this is encoded by the coding sequence ATGTCGCTGACTATGGACGCGGTCATGGCCGAGCTCGGACGCGTCGATCCCGGAGCGGGCATCGACGAGGTCTGCAAGGCGGTCACCCACGGCTCGCTCATGGGCGCGCGCGGCAACTCCGGCGTCATCCTGAGCCAGATCCTGCGCGGCATCTGCGACGGCCTGCTCGCCGCGGACGGCCTCGGCCCGGCGTCCATCTCCTCGGCTCTCGACCACGCGTCCACGGTCGCGTATCAAGCCGTGCGCAAGCCGGTGGAGGGCACGATGCTGACCGTCGTCAAGGACGGCGCGGCAGCCGCGGCTGCCGGCGCGGCCGCAGGTCTTCCGATGCCGACGCTGCTCGATGCGATCGTCGACGCCGCATACGAGTCGGTGCGCCGCGGCCCGGACCTGCTGCCCGTCTTGAAGGAGAACGGCGTCGTGGACGCGGGCGGCTTCGGCGTCGCGATCCTCGCCGAGGGCTTCGTCTCCGCGCTCGAGGGCGCCGCGCTCCGCCGCGCCGAAGAGATCGTCGCCGCC